A part of Drosophila willistoni isolate 14030-0811.24 unplaced genomic scaffold, UCI_dwil_1.1 Seg143.1, whole genome shotgun sequence genomic DNA contains:
- the LOC6648458 gene encoding uncharacterized protein LOC6648458: MRFYIVLVLIALVAVATAQGPFRGGRRGSQNGQQVGPQGGQQGGPQGGPGGPWGLPPNCTLSNSTSTTTTTTTEASTDTDSTTVSSS, translated from the coding sequence ATGCGCTTTTATATTGTTCTCGTACTCATTGCCTTGGTGGCTGTGGCTACTGCTCAAGGACCCTTCCGTGGTGGACGTCGAGGTTCTCAGAATGGACAACAAGTTGGTCCACAAGGCGGTCAACAGGGTGGTCCACAGGGCGGTCCAGGAGGTCCTTGGGGTCTTCCACCAAATTGCACACTATCCAACTCTACAtctactactacaacaacaaccactgaAGCTTCCACCGATACGGATTCTACAACAGTTTCTTCATCTTAA
- the LOC111519313 gene encoding uncharacterized protein LOC111519313, which translates to MDPNQANMHFVDSMGYLRQLNENIVLETFVNIDKLLPDWKPRSFEINVAVSIIRTDLLPFIFDWPLINELMEKEQTNGTRLLQEKVNDLELLYKLSNSMQRIQITEKPENNFHVKMFILPPTYEMKLLDNGTIMINRLPSLLIEVVSHDFRMTDDVKSMELADINPIQIFKVEGQLLGSVQHMIQLTDNSDEYEYESDHEYEYDYEYDNEVDDMHYQMDTSLSSISTELFTIEELDEENEGEDEDEDNDNNFQLFFPLAAQSKLSLIQHSEYEDHNEDEDDRQGHSTNQQTPRMHRPCNNLPIWGRLNYWMRKALLRLIMIR; encoded by the coding sequence ATGGACCCAAATCAAGCAAATATGCATTTTGTGGACTCCATGGGGTATTTGAGGCAGCTAAATGAAAATATCGTTTTGGAGACTTTCGtaaatattgataaattgcTGCCCGATTGGAAGCCACGTTCATTTGAAATAAATGTGGCCGTTTCTATTATACGTACCGACTTATTGCCCTTCATATTCGATTGGCCATTGATAAACGAACTGATGGAGAAGGAGCAGACGAACGGTACCCGTTTGCTTCAAGAAAAGGTGAACGATCTCGAGCTATTGTATAAATTGTCCAATTCAATGCAACGCATTCAAATAACCGAAAAACCCGAAAATAATTTCCATgtcaaaatgttcattttACCGCCCActtatgaaatgaaattactTGATAATGGCACAATAATGATCAATCGTTTGCCCTCTCTGCTAATTGAAGTGGTCAGCCATGATTTTCGAATGACCGATGATGTCAAGTCGATGGAATTGGCAGATATCAATccaattcaaatttttaaagtcGAGGGGCAGCTTTTGGGATCTGTTCAGCATATGATTCAATTGACCGACAATTCagatgaatatgaatatgaaagCGATCATGAATACGAATATGACTATGAATATGATAATGAAGTTGATGATATGCATTATCAAATGGACACAAGTTTAAGTTCGATATCAACAGAACTATTCACCATCGAGGAATTAGACGAGGAGAATGAGGGAGaggatgaagatgaagataatgataacaattttcaactatttttcCCATTGGCAGCACAATCAAAATTATCCCTTATCCAGCACAGCGAATATGAAGACCATAATGAAGATGAGGATGATAGGCAGGGTCATTCAACCAATCAGCAGACACCGCGAATGCATCGTCCTTGCAATAATCTTCCCATATGGGGTCGCTTAAACTACTGGATGCGTAAGGCACTACTTCGATTGATAATGATACGCTAA